Part of the Natrarchaeobius halalkaliphilus genome is shown below.
ACGGTCTGCTGTAAGTCAGTACCGGCGTATCCGGAGACCGGGTGCCGGGTGAGCCGGTAAACGGTTACAGCAGACCGTATCAAGCGTTCGCCTTCGCATCCGCGAGCGTCTCGTACAGCTCGTCGGCCAACTCCTGGGCGCGACCGGCGTCTCGAGCTTCGGCGTAGACCCGAACGAGGGGTTCCGTTCCGGACGGACGGGCGAGCACCCACGCGTCGCCGTAGTCGAGGCGGTAGCCGTCTCGCGTGTTGAGTTCGGCGTCCGCGGATTGGGCGTGGTTCGCCGCCGCATCGAGCATGGCGTCGCGTTCGGCCGTCGATTCGTACTCGAGGTTGTGTCGAACGTTCGCGTAGCCGTCGAAGGGTGAGACGATCTCGCTCACCGATCGCTCTGCCACGAGTTCGAGGAATCGTGCCGCGGTGAACGCGCCGTCGCGCGCGAGCCGGAAAGCGGGGAAGAAGATTCCGCCGTTGCCCTCGCCCGCGATCGGAACGCGCGCGCCGCTCGCTTCGAGCTCTCTGATCCGCGTGATGATGTTCGTCGAGCCGATCGGGGTCAACTCGAGTTCGGCACCGAGGTCGGTGACGACGTCGACGAGTCGCTGGGAGACGTTGACCGCCGAGACGACGGTGTCTCCCGCCTCGAGTTCGGCAGCGGCGAGGGCGGCGAGCGTGGCGTCGCCCGGAACGTACTCGCCGTCCTCATCGAAGAAGATCGCACGATCGGCGTCGCCGTCGTGAGCGATTCCGACGTCAGCGTCGCTGGCCCGAACGAGTTCTCCCAGGTCTCCCAGGTTCTCCGGGACGGGTTCTGGATCGCGACCGGGGAAGCGACCGTCGGCCTGGCCGTTGACCGTGACGACGCGACAGCCGAGTTCCCGAAAGAACCTCGGGCTGGTCAGTGCGCCAGCGCCGTGACCGGGATCGAGTGCGACCGTCAGATCGGCACCGGCGATCGTCTCCCGCTCGGCAGCCGCGAGCAGTTCATCCACGTACTGGTCCGTCGTCCCCGTTATCTCTCGGACCCGTCCGGTCTCGTCCCAGGGAGCAACGGCGAACCGTTCGGACAGCAGCGTTTCCTCGATCGTCTCGAGGTCCGAGACGGCCAGTTCGACGCCGTCGGTTCCGACGAGTTTGATTCCGTTGTACTGTGGCGGGTTGTGTGAGGCGGTGATCACCACGACGGGAACACCCGCTCGCTCGGCGTGGAACTGTGCTCCTGGTGTGGGGAGGATACCGAGGCGGTCGACGTCGGTCCCCGTGCTCGCGAGCCCGCTTGTGGCCGCGTCGGCCAGCATTCGGCCGGTATAGCGCGTGTCGCGCGCGATGGCGACCCGATCGACCCCCCACGCCGTCCCCGTAGCCTTCCCAACGCGCAGGACGAATTCGGGCGTCAGCTCTTCGTTGGCGACGCCGCGCGTCCCGCTCGAGCCGAATACTTCCATCGATCGGTAGTGTGACGGGCGTCCCCAAAGGGGTTCCGAAGCCGACGATCAGGCGGAACGCTTTCGGCTGGTGCTCTCGTTCGTCCATCCAGAGATGGATTCGATCGAGGAGAAACGAGTCTACGGCGACCGCGACGGCGCACTCGAGGCGTACGTCACGAGTTCGATCGGCGTCGTTCGCGTTCGGGTTGCCGGCGACACCGTCGGTGAGTTCGGTCTCTGTGAGCGCTGCGACGCCAGGGACGTGACGGCGACCGACGACGTCGTCGCGATCGCGACGGAGGAGGATGTTCGCGTGTACGACCTCGAGAGTGGAGTGGGCTCAGCCGAGGGTACCGACGACGAGCCGACGTTCGCGGAAACCGGGTTCGGCTCCGCGGTCGCCGTCGGTGCGGACGGCCCAGATCTGATCGCGGCCGGCGATGACGGTCGCGTCGCCCGGCGTCGCGCCGGCACCGATCGTTGGGAACCGCTCGCCGCAGACGCGGTGGGTGGAGCGGACTCGGAGCGACCGGGAATCGGTACGGTCCGAGCGATCGACGGCGATCTCGTCGGAACCGAGACGGGGGTCTATCGCATTCACGACGGCGGGCTCGATCACGCCGGACTGACGGCTGTCAACGACGTCTCGACGCCAGGCGTTCCGCTCGCGGCCACGGACGACGGCCTGTACAAGCTCGGAAACGGCTGGATGGAGATCCTCGAGGAATCGTTCGAATCGGTAACTGCGGACCCGCGTTCGGAGCCCGGCCGTCTGGTTCGGGCTCACGCAACTGCGGGCGACACGATCTACGCGCTAGAGGGTGGCGAGTGGCACGCGACCGGCAGCGCCGGCGCTCCGATCGTCGCCATCCGTTACGGCGAGACGGTCTACGCCGTAACGGAGGACGGCGGCTTTTGCGCTACGGGCGAGGGTGGATGGCGCACGCATCCACTCGGTATCGACGGCGTCACGGGGCTCGCGATCGCAGCCGCCCGAAGCGATAGTAGCCACTGAAAGTCGATGTACACCTGATCGCACGACAGCGATGCGATCGGTGTGTGAATTGTTGCAGTTGGTACTATAAGGCGAACGCTCCACCGAGCGCGTGTTCGAACGCCTTTGACCGTCGAGGCGACCCGAGCGCGAGAACGAAAACCCGTTTACCCCCCGCGCTGTGGGCTCGAGTATGATCATCAGTGGATCCGCGTCCCAGTCACTCGCCGCGAGGCTCGCGACCGAACTCGAGGAATCGCTCGCGACCGCCGAGTACGACCGCTTTCCCGATGGGGAGCTCCTCGCGTCAGTCCCCGATATCGACGCCAATGCGGAGCGTGCCGTCATCGTCGCCTCGACGGTCTCGAGCGACGCTCACCTCGAAGTACTCCAGCTTCAAGACGCCGCACGGCAGGCCGGCATCGACGAGACCGTCACGGTTCTCCCGTACATGGGCTACGGACGCCAGGACAGGTCCTTCGATGCCGGACAGCCGATTTCGGCGCGCGCGGTCGCTCGCGCGATCTCGACGGGGACGGATCGCGTCCTCACGGTCTCTCCGCACGAACAGGTCGTCTGCGAGTTCTTCGAACCGACGGCCACGGCAGTCGAGGCGGCGGATCGGCTGGCCGATCCTCTCCCCGCCGATCTCGTCGATCCAGTGTTCCTCTCGCCGGACGCCGGCGCGATCTCGCTCGCTGAGACGGTCCGGGACGCCTTCGGTGCGGGCGAGACGGACTACTTCGAGAAGGTCCGTCACTCGGGAACCGCGGTCGAAGTCTCTCTGAGTGGCGTCGATGTCGTCGGTCGCGACGTCGTCATCACGGACGACATCATCGCGACCGGGTCGACGATGAGCGAGGCGGTCGCTGTACTGCGCGAGCGGGACGTCGGCCGCGTCTTCGTCACCTGCGTCCATCCGCTGCTGGTCCGAAACGCGTACACGAAGCTCGCCCGCGCCGGCGTCGAGGCGATCTACGCCACGGATACGATCGAGCGCGAAAGCAGCGTCGTTTCGGTCGCACCCGAACTCGCAGCCCACCTCTGACTCTCCTCGAGTTCGAGCGACGAATCCATCACCGTCGTGACGGTCTCGTCCACCGCTTTCCGACGAGAATCACCGTTATGGCGGCCAGGAGCGAACCGATCGCGGTTCCGACGCCGAAACCGGGTACCTCCTCGAGGTCCGCGGGTGGGACGGCCTCGATCGTCACCGTCGTTTCCCGATCCCCGACGACGAGTTCGTAGGTCCCCTCCTCGTCGAATTGCACCGACGCGTTGATCGTTTTCCGCTCGTCCGACGCGACGACGACGGTTCGCTCCGCGACGACGCCGTCTTCCGTTCGGAACTCGATAACTGCCGTTCCGGGACCGTCGCCGGCAGCCTCGACCGTCGCCGTGACGTCTACGGGTTCGCCCGGACGTGCCGGTTCGGGATCGATCGAGAGGTCGGTGACGGTGACGCTCGATGCCGTCCGGACGAAGACCGCCAACTCGTCCGAGCCGACCCGAAGTGCGTAGTCGCCGGGTTCGGGCGGCGTCCAGGCGAGCCGTTCGGTTGCGTGTCTCCCCACGGGGAGGGCCGACTGGTTGTAGTCGACGATGTCACCGTCGATAACGAGGCTCGCGTCGTACGTCCCGTCTCGATCTCCGACGTTCTCGACCGTGGCCGGGACCGTCACTGACGTATCCATCGGAACCACCACGGCGTCCCTCTCGGCGGTTACGTAGCCGTCCTCCCACGGTTCGTCCGCCACCTCGAGTGGCTCTGGACCCAAACGGTACGCGAATGCGGCTCCCTCCAGATCGAACGCGGCTGCGTGTTCGCTCCGTGACCACATCCCCGGCGTCGCGTCGGTCAGCGTGTACCGCTCCGCGGTCGCCCGGACCGCCTCTCCGCCGGCGTCCTCGAGGAGCTCGAGGAACCCGTCTCCAGTAAGTCCCTCCTCGTTCGCGTTCATCACCCGGAAGACGTCTTCGAGCGTGCGGTCTCCCTCCGTCTCGAGTCGCAACACTCGATCGATCTCGGCGTAGACGAGTCGCCCTTTGACGTAGTCGGTTCGATCGTCCTCCCAGCTCGGTGGATCGGCAAGGATTCCGTCCGCGTACGGCGCTCGCTCGCCGCGTTCTAGGTGTCGCTTCAGTTCGTCGAACTCGATCAGCCCCTTCTCGAAGGCGATCGTCGCCGCGTAGTACTCGGCCTGGGCCTCGACGAGCCACTCCGCTTCTGGTCCGAGTCGAGCGTCCGACGCGGAACCCGAGAAGTCCTGACGAACGTGGACGTACTCGTGAACCCAGATGTTCGCCGGGTTCTCGAGGGGAGCGTCGGCACGAACCCACGCGTCTCCGTCGCCGTACTGGACGCCCTCTGGCCCCCAATTGACGTCGGTCGGAACGGCGACGATGAATGCTTCGTCGGGTCTGGCCCCGACGTCGAGTTCCCGGCTCGCGTACGTCAGCGTCTCGAGGACGGCGGACGGCTCCTCGGCCATCTCTGCCGATTCGGAGACGACGAGGCGAATCGTCTCTCCGTCGACGGTTCGCTGGTGTTCTTCGACCTCACCGAAGAAGGCGATGTCTCCGCCGGTCGCACCGGGGCCGTCGACGCGGACCGTCTCGTCGTGGCCGACCGACTCGGTCTGTCGCAGCGAGATATCGATACCGGGTACCTGAACCACTCCCCACTCGCCGGTGTCGACGAACGTGTACCGCTCGTCGGCGGTCGTCGCTGTCCTCGCGTGTTCTGTTCGCTCGTCGATGGTCGCCGTTACCATCGCGCGTTTCGTCGGCTCGTTCGGGACCTCACCGCTCGTTTCCGGTGATCCGCCCGATTCGAGCGCGTGAGCGCCGACGTCACCCGTCCGGTTGGCCGGCATGGTAAACCTCACCGACGGTCGATCCGTCTCCTCGGTCCACTCGAGCGTTCCGTCGCCGGTCTCCTCGAACCCCTCGGTCGACTCGACTTCCGCACGGGAGTGGAGACCGATCTCGAGGTCGACGACGGGATCGGGGACGCGAAACTCCTTTTCGGTCTCGAACGTCCCGGATCGATCGGGCAAGTGGCGGAGCGTCGTCGTCCGATAAAGCGTGCTTTCAGTGGCGGTCGTGGCCGTGATGGACCCGGCGTCGATCGGCTCGAGCGAAGCGGGCTCCGCTGCCGGTGAGGCGGTCGGTTCGGCAGACTCGAACGCGCCGACGCCGGCCGGGAGGCTGGCGATCATCAAGACGACGAATACGATCGCGATCAGTCGGGAAGTCACTACAGACCCGTGGAAAGTCGACGATCAAGACTGTTGCGGTGACGGGACCGTCACGTTCGTCGACAACACGGAGAAAACGAGCTTGCGATCATCGACTGCCGCGCAGACGAGTTCGGGATCGCGTGGACGAAGACAGGCTCATACGGTCTACTGTAAGTCGTTACCGGAGCGACCGCGAGCAGTCCTGCGGTCGCTCCGGTAAAAAGTCACAGCAAACCGTATCAGACCGTCCGCTCAGACAGCGGCGAGATCGCAATTTCCATCGTTACGCCCTCGACGTCCCACTCCTTGCGGTGCCCGTCGTCGATCGCACGACGCTCGTCGGCACGGACCTCCTCACGGACCAGATCGATTCGTTCGTCG
Proteins encoded:
- the glmM gene encoding phosphoglucosamine mutase, which translates into the protein MEVFGSSGTRGVANEELTPEFVLRVGKATGTAWGVDRVAIARDTRYTGRMLADAATSGLASTGTDVDRLGILPTPGAQFHAERAGVPVVVITASHNPPQYNGIKLVGTDGVELAVSDLETIEETLLSERFAVAPWDETGRVREITGTTDQYVDELLAAAERETIAGADLTVALDPGHGAGALTSPRFFRELGCRVVTVNGQADGRFPGRDPEPVPENLGDLGELVRASDADVGIAHDGDADRAIFFDEDGEYVPGDATLAALAAAELEAGDTVVSAVNVSQRLVDVVTDLGAELELTPIGSTNIITRIRELEASGARVPIAGEGNGGIFFPAFRLARDGAFTAARFLELVAERSVSEIVSPFDGYANVRHNLEYESTAERDAMLDAAANHAQSADAELNTRDGYRLDYGDAWVLARPSGTEPLVRVYAEARDAGRAQELADELYETLADAKANA
- a CDS encoding HVO_0234 family beta-propeller protein — its product is MDSIEEKRVYGDRDGALEAYVTSSIGVVRVRVAGDTVGEFGLCERCDARDVTATDDVVAIATEEDVRVYDLESGVGSAEGTDDEPTFAETGFGSAVAVGADGPDLIAAGDDGRVARRRAGTDRWEPLAADAVGGADSERPGIGTVRAIDGDLVGTETGVYRIHDGGLDHAGLTAVNDVSTPGVPLAATDDGLYKLGNGWMEILEESFESVTADPRSEPGRLVRAHATAGDTIYALEGGEWHATGSAGAPIVAIRYGETVYAVTEDGGFCATGEGGWRTHPLGIDGVTGLAIAAARSDSSH
- the prs gene encoding ribose-phosphate diphosphokinase, which translates into the protein MIISGSASQSLAARLATELEESLATAEYDRFPDGELLASVPDIDANAERAVIVASTVSSDAHLEVLQLQDAARQAGIDETVTVLPYMGYGRQDRSFDAGQPISARAVARAISTGTDRVLTVSPHEQVVCEFFEPTATAVEAADRLADPLPADLVDPVFLSPDAGAISLAETVRDAFGAGETDYFEKVRHSGTAVEVSLSGVDVVGRDVVITDDIIATGSTMSEAVAVLRERDVGRVFVTCVHPLLVRNAYTKLARAGVEAIYATDTIERESSVVSVAPELAAHL
- a CDS encoding CARDB domain-containing protein — protein: MTSRLIAIVFVVLMIASLPAGVGAFESAEPTASPAAEPASLEPIDAGSITATTATESTLYRTTTLRHLPDRSGTFETEKEFRVPDPVVDLEIGLHSRAEVESTEGFEETGDGTLEWTEETDRPSVRFTMPANRTGDVGAHALESGGSPETSGEVPNEPTKRAMVTATIDERTEHARTATTADERYTFVDTGEWGVVQVPGIDISLRQTESVGHDETVRVDGPGATGGDIAFFGEVEEHQRTVDGETIRLVVSESAEMAEEPSAVLETLTYASRELDVGARPDEAFIVAVPTDVNWGPEGVQYGDGDAWVRADAPLENPANIWVHEYVHVRQDFSGSASDARLGPEAEWLVEAQAEYYAATIAFEKGLIEFDELKRHLERGERAPYADGILADPPSWEDDRTDYVKGRLVYAEIDRVLRLETEGDRTLEDVFRVMNANEEGLTGDGFLELLEDAGGEAVRATAERYTLTDATPGMWSRSEHAAAFDLEGAAFAYRLGPEPLEVADEPWEDGYVTAERDAVVVPMDTSVTVPATVENVGDRDGTYDASLVIDGDIVDYNQSALPVGRHATERLAWTPPEPGDYALRVGSDELAVFVRTASSVTVTDLSIDPEPARPGEPVDVTATVEAAGDGPGTAVIEFRTEDGVVAERTVVVASDERKTINASVQFDEEGTYELVVGDRETTVTIEAVPPADLEEVPGFGVGTAIGSLLAAITVILVGKRWTRPSRR